Proteins encoded in a region of the Coffea eugenioides isolate CCC68of chromosome 4, Ceug_1.0, whole genome shotgun sequence genome:
- the LOC113768895 gene encoding uncharacterized protein LOC113768895, protein MGVCVTKMEAYDHLKVVGFIKGYNNWIAHEELSNYYEATSNSENTSIGVSNGTNDMQDLVHDVFGIPHGTNELNREGDFPVSEAEKFYKLIDDSQQDLYSGCKNFSKLSFIIRLLHLKCLGKMSNKIFNMLVELLREAFSEAMTNLPSSYYEAEKLMNTLGLGYEKIDACPNDCSLYWGSAEKRTSCETCNELRWVASENDPTSEKRKIPQKVLWHFPLKSRLQRLFMSSKIASQMRWHEEKRTKDGCMRHPADSPAWQTFDHLHPEFAKDCRNVRLGLASDGFNPFNNMSSTHSTWLVVLIPYNLPPWMCMKQPYFMLSLLIPGPFSPGNNIDVYLQPLVKELTELWDFGIQTYDASQKENFQLHVALLWTISDFPGYAMLSGWSTKGEYACPVCHKFTHARRLTHSFKYCYMGHRRFLDSKHKFRKQAQFFDGTEEHGKRPPLQTGDMIVSELGDLQINLENL, encoded by the coding sequence ATGGGTGTTTGTGTGACTAAAATGGAAGCATATGATCATTTGAAAGTGGTAGGCTTTATCAAGGGTTATAATAATTGGATAGCACATGAAGAACTTTCAAACTACTATGAAGCCACATCTAATTCTGAAAATACATCAATTGGGGTTTCAAATGGGACTAATGACATGCAAGACTTGGTCCATGATGTATTTGGGATACCACATGGAACAAATGAATTGAATAGAGAAGGGGACTTTCCTGTTTCAGAGGctgaaaaattttacaaattgatTGATGATTCTCAACAGGATTTGTACAGTGGTTGCAAAAATTTCTCGAAGTTGTCTTTCATTATTCGTTTGCTTCACCTAAAATGCCTTGGTAAGATGAGTAACAAGATTTTTAATATGCTTGTTGAGTTGTTGAGAGAAGCATTTTCGGAGGCCATGACTAATTTGCCTTCTTCTTACTATGAGGCTGAGAAATTGATGAATACATTGGGGCTGGGTTATGAAAAGATCGATGCATGTCCTAATGATTGTTCTCTTTATTGGGGTAGTGCTGAAAAAAGAACTTCATGCGAAACATGTAACGAGCTTAGGTGGGTTGCTTCAGAAAATGATCCAActagtgaaaaaagaaaaatccctCAAAAAGTATTGTGGCATTTTCCTTTAAAATCTAGATTACAAAGActatttatgtcttctaaaattgcatctcaaatGAGATGGCATGAGGAAAAACGTACAAAAGATGGTTGTATGAGACATCCAGCTGATTCTCCAGCTTGGCAAACTTTTGACCATCTACATCCAGAATTTGCTAAGGATTGTCGAAATGTTAGATTGGGGTTGGCATCTGACGGGTTTAATCCATTCAACAACATGAGTTCTACACACAGTACTTGGCTTGTAGTTTTAATACCATATAACTTACCTCCGTGGATGTGTATGAAGCAACCGTACTTCATGTTGTCCTTGTTAATACCCGGACCATTCTCTCCTGGGAATAATATTGATGTTTATCTACAGCCTCTAGTTAAAGAATTGACCGAATTGTGGGATTTTGGCATTCAAACTTATGATGcatcccaaaaagaaaattttcaattgcatgTAGCTCTGTTGTGGACCATTAGTGATTTCCCTGGATATGCAATGTTATCTGGCTGGAGCACTAAAGGTGAATATGCTTGTCCTGTTTGTCACAAGTTCACTCATGCACGACGGTTGACTCATAGTTTCAAATATTGCTATATGGGTCATCGGAGATTCTTAGATAGTAAGCATAAATTTAGAAAGCAAGCCCAATTCTTTGATGGCACCGAAGAACATGGAAAGCGACCACCTTTGCAAACCGGGGATATGATTGTGAGTGAATTGGGAGACTTGCAAATTAATTTGGAAAACTTGTGA